In the Carboxydothermus hydrogenoformans Z-2901 genome, ATGTCCATTAACGAAATGTACTTTTCGGAGCTCTTAGGGAATCCTGCCATTGATCCTACCGGAGAGAAATTAGGTGTACTTTATGATATTGGAGTAAAGGGGAGTGACACTTTTCCCGAAATTTGCTTTGTTGCCGTTAAGAGGGGTAAAAAAATATATAGTGTAGAATATAGCTTTGTAAAAATTTTAAACCGCCGCATTCTTGCTTTTAACCGTCGGTTAAAAAATATCCCTTTAAATGAGTTAAATTTGGAATGTCTTTGGTTAAGACAACATATTTTAGACAAACAAATTGTCGATATTTTGGGAAGTAAAGTAGTAAGGGTAAATGATATTAAACTTGCCTATTATGAGGGAACGGTCCGGCCGGTGGCGGTAGATATTGGGCTTCTGGGGCTTTTACGCCGCCTGGGAGTAGGCTTTGTGGGCAATAAATTTAATTTAAAGGAAGAGTTAATCTCCTGGGAGTACCTGGAGCCAATTTATCAAGGAACGCCAGAAATTTTGCTGACGGTACCCCAGAGTAAAATTGCAGATTTGCACCCTTCGGATATAGCTGAAATTTTATCCCAATTGAACAGTAAAGAAAGAACGAAGCTAATTAATTCTTTAGACGATGAGACTTTAGCTGAAGCTTTAGGTGAAATGGAAGCTAACTTTACTGCTAATATCTTGGAAAATCTTGATGATAAACGAGCATCGGAAATTTTAGAGCAAATGGCCAGTGACGATGTAGCCGATTTTTTAGGAGATTTGCCGGAATTTAAAAGGCAGCGTTTCTTTGCTCTTTTAAGCCAACATGATCAAGAAAAGATTAAGAAACTCTTAGAATACGATGAAAAAACTGCCGGTGGCCTTATGACCAAAGAATTTATTACTTTTAATGAAGAATTAACCGCCGAAGAAACTATTAATAAATTAAGAGAAATGGCGCCGGATGCGGAAATGATTTATTACCTTTATGTGTTAAATGAAAAAGGACAGTTAAATGGGGTTTTATCCCTGCGGGATTTAATTGTAGCCAAGCCTTCGGAGAAATTAAAAAATATCATGCGGAAAAAGATTATTTCGGTAGCGGATAGGGCAAGCGCCAAAGAAGTTATTTCGGTAATTGCTAAATACAACCTCTTAGCTTTACCGGTTGTGGATAAAGATAATCGGCCTATCGGCATAATAACAGTGGATGATGTGATGGACTTACTCTTGCCCGGAGGTTATCACCATGAAAAAGTTTAAAGTAACTAATAAGTTTTTGCAAAAAAGTTTATATGTTTTAAGTATAATTGGCCCGGGGCTTATTACGGTAAATGCGGGAAATGATGCCGGAGGTATCGCTACTTATGCCGCCGTAGGGGCGTTATACGGTTACCGCATGCTTTGGGGATTATTGTTAATTACCTTTAGCTTAGCAGTAATCCAGGAAATGAACGCCCGGATGGCGGTGGTCACCGGTAAAGGTTTATCGGATCTTATTCGCGAAAATTTTGGGGTAAAAGTGACTTTTTTGGCAATGGTGATTTTATTTGTTGCTAATCTTGGGGTATGCATTGGCGATTTTGCGGGAATTGCTGCAAGCTTAGAACTTTTTGGTGTGGCTAAATTTGTTTCCGTACCTTTGATGGCATTTTTTATCTGGTATGTTATTATTAAGGGTTCTTATTCCCGGCTGGAAAAAATTCTTCTTTTATTTACTGTCGTATTTTTTTCTTATATCATAACTGCCTTTGTGGTTAAACCAAACTGGTCCGAAGTTTTTAAGGCTACCGTTATCCCTTCGATTATACCCAGAAAGGATTATATCCTGACTTTTATTGGCATGATCGGTACGACGATTACCCCTTATATGCAGTTTTACCTGCAGGGTTCCATTGCGGACAAAGGGCTGAGCCTGAAAGATTATAAATACGAAAAGCTCGATGTTTATTTTGGGGCGTTCTGGGGAGATTTAGTTTCTTTTTTTATCATTGTTACCACTGCTGCCACCCTTTATAAAGCTGGTATAAAAATTGAAACAGCCCAGGACGCAGCGCTTGCTTTAAAACCGCTGGCCGGGCAGTATGCTTCATTACTATTTGGCATAGGACTTTTAGGAGCTTCTATTTTGGCAGCAATAGTTATTCCCCTTTCTACGGCTTATGCGGTTACAGAAGCTTTTGGGTTTGAGCGGGGTTTGGATAAAAGTTTTGGCGAAGCCCCGGTGTTTTACGGTATATTTACCTTTATGATTTTTATAAGTGCTTTATTAATACTGCTTCCGAAGATTTCATTAGTGGGAATAATGCTGGCTACCCAGCAGTTGGCCGGCATTTTATCACCAATTATTTTAATTTTAATGGTGCTTTTAACCAGTAAAAAAGAACTAATGGGTGAGCTGGTTAATAATCGCCTGCAAAGTATTATTGTCTGGGTTACTGTTATTTTTATTATTATTTTAACGATAACTTTGGTTATGGCGAGCTTTTTTAATTTTTAATTAAAACCAGGACTTTAAATACCTCTCCCATTGGGGGGAGGATTAATTTTTTTATTTTTAAAGTTTCCTGGTAGCTTTCTAAAGGCCGGGTAAGGTCATCCCGTTTTACAAACTCCATAATTCCCGCTTTCATTAAAAATTCTCCCTGGCTTAAAAATAATTCTTCCTTAAAACCCAGGCTTTTGGCTTTTTTCCGGAGCATCCCAAAATCAACGTGAGCGGTAATGTCCTGCTCGCCGGGATTTTGTAGGGGGTCTTTTTGGCGGTGGCGGGAAAAAGACGTAAGCGTACCTGTGCTGCGGGCAGGGTGGTAGAGTTCAGCGGTATCAAAGCCATAGTCGATTATAATAAAGGCGCCGCAGTTGAGTTTTTGATAAATTTCTTCCAGCCACTTACCTGCCTCCAGGTTTACGTTGAAAATCTGCCCTTCAACGGGGGATATGTTGGCTTCTTTTAGGTATAACTCGATTTCGGGGGAAGAAAGCCGGGATGGGTAGGTAAAAAATTTACCGTTATCATCAACCCCTACGTAAATTTCCTGAAAAATTCCCTTTTGGTAAATTACCCGGTGGACGGGAAACGCGTCTACTACTTCATTGGCAATGATTATTCCCGAAAAATTTTGGGGAAATTCAGGAAGATGCTTTATCTGGTTTTGCTGGCATTCAAGATTTTTTCTTTGGACTTCTCTTAAATGAGCGCTTATTTCAAGAATGTGATATTCCGGGAAAAGCCCTTGAGCAGCAAACCAAACTAAAATATCTTGAGCCATTTTCCCGGTTCCAGCACCAAATTCTAACAGCGTTAAGGGCATGCCATAAGTTTGATAGAGGTTGAAGATGTATTTTCCCAGAGTATAACCAAAGCTCTTACTTAAAATTGGAGCAGTATAAAAATCCCCTTCTTTTCCAAGGGTAACATTTCGGGTATAATATCCGTAGTCCGGATGGTATAAAGCTAATTCCATAAAATCCCGAAAGGTAAGCGGCATTTTTTTTATTTTTTCTATTAGTACTTCTTTAAGCATAAAATCCTCCTTTTTAGCATATACAACGAAAAATAAAATTTCTTAATTGTGATTGTACCATAACGACGAATATAGACAAAAGAAGGCAAAAAACTTTGCAGGAATTTTTAATTAAACGTCGAATACCTTTGCCTTATGTGGTGGGGTGATATAATGAAGCAAATTTGGGAAAAAATCCAAAAAGAACGGGAAAAGCTTGTAGAAATATATGAACGGAAAAAAGATTTTCGGGATGAGGAAGTGTACCGTTTAAGCCAGGCCATAGATGAGCTGGTGGTTAATTATATGAAAAAACAACTGGAAAATCCGGAGGACCGGTTATGGCCGGAGCTAAAATAGGAATTTTTGGCGGAAGCTTTAATCCGGTGCATCTAGGCCATCTGGTACTGGCGCGGGAAGCCTTTTGGCAGGCCAAACTTAACCAGGTGATCTTTATTCCGGCAAAAATTCCCCCCCATAAAAAAGAGGGAGTAATAAGTGAACAGCATCGCTTTCAAATGTTACGGTTGGCTTTAAAAAAATATCCGGAGTTTTCAGTGAGTAATATTGAATTTTTGCGGGACAAGCCTTCGTATACTTTTGATACCGTAGAGGAGTTAAAATTACTTTATCCCCATGATGAACTTTACTTCATTACCGGTGCCGATGGCCTTTTGGAAATTACCGGATGGTACAGAGGCGAAGAACTTTTAAAAAAGATTCCTATAATTGCGGTTTCCCGTGCAGGGGTTTCCAAAGAAGTTTTTTTAAATCAGGTCCAATACCTTAAAAACCGGTATCGGGCTCAAATAATCGTGGTAGAAATGCCGGAGATTGGAATTTCCAGTTCTTTAATCCGGCAGAGAATCAGGGAAAAGCTTCCCTATTCCCATTTAATACCGGTAGAGGTATATGATTATATTGTTGCAAATAATTTATACCGGTAATTTTGTATGAACCGGGCTGGCCGGTCCATAATAAGAATACAAAATAAACAGGTGAAGGTGGTATCTGATGACCAAAACATTGTATGTTGGAAACTTACCCTGGAAAATCCGGTCAGAGCAGTTACAGGAAATAGCTTCGGAGTTTGGGGAAGTTATAGGAGCTCGGGTAATCCTTGAAAAGAGCACCGGTCGTTCCAGGGGATACGGCTTTATTGAAGTGCGGGATGAAGATGCGGAAAAATTTATGACCGGATTAAATGGCAAAGAAGTTGAAGGGCGACAGTTGGTAGTTAGCGAAGCCCGGGAGCGGAATGGTTAACCCCCGATTTTGCGGGGGTTTTTTCCGGTTTAAGGGGGATGGGTTGTGAAAAGATTTTTACGGATTTTACAGGAAAACCTTTCGGAAGAAAGAATAAGTCACTCTTTAGGGGTTGCGCGGACCGCTTATTATCTTGCCCAAAAGCACCTTCCGGAAAAAAAAGAAAAAGCTTTTTTGGCGGGAATTGTCCACGATATAGCCCGGGAGTGGCCGGAGGAAAGGTTTATTGCCTACTTACTAGCCAGGGGATATGAGATAACCTCTGAAGATAAATTAAATCCGGTGGTGCTTCATGCTCCCGCGGGAGCATATTTTATCCGGGATATGTTGGGGATTTATGATGAAGAGATTTTTAACGCAGTTTCCCGCCATACCCTGGGGGCAGTGGACATGACCGATTTGGATATGATTATTTTTTTAGCGGATTTAATTGAACCGGGGCGAAACTTTGCCCAAAGGCAGAAGCTTTTAATCGCCTCTTTTCGAGACCTAAAACGGGGGATGCTTTTAGCCCTGGAAAATACCTTGGAATATTTAACGAAAAAAAATAAAACGGTTGATTCCCGGACACTCATGGTTTTAAATTATTTTCGGGAGGAAGTAGCAAAAAAATCGAAAATTTAGCTATAATATAAAAAGGAATTTAGGGGAGGTGTCTTTTTGGAAAAAACTTTACCTCAACATATAAATATTGCAATGGATGCCGCTTTGGATAAAAAAGGATTTAATTTAAGCCTTTTAGATGTTTCTTCTTTAACGCCAATTTGCGATTACTTTTTAATAGTTTCCGCAAGTTCGACCATTCAGGTCAAAGCGATTGTCGATAACATTGAAGAAAAACTGTCGGAAATCGGCCTAACTCCTTACCGTATTGAAGGTAAAAATGCCGCCCGCTGGGTTTTAATGGATTATGGGGACCTAGTTGTGCATGTGTTTGTGGAAGAGGAACGGGAATTTTACGATTTGGAAAGATTGTGGCGGACAGCCGAAAATTACCGGCATGATGTGGTTGACAAAGTTTAATGATTTATATATAATTTCTCATGTGACTAACAATGTGAAAAACGGTGAAGAGGAGCAGTAACTGTTTTGTGGCTTAAAGAGAGCAGCCGGCGGGTGCAAGGCTGTAGCCTCCAAACAGTGAACTCGCCTCGGAGTTGCCAGAGGGATAAGTACTTCTGGCCGGTATGTTCCGTTATCCAAAACAAGTGGGCAAGAATGTGGGGCTGTAGCGCAGTGGGAGCGCGCTTCCTTGGCATGGAAGAGGTCGCGGGTTCGATCCCCGCCAGCTCCACCATTATTGTATTCTTGCCAAGTAGGGTGGTACCGCGGGAAAACACTCCTCCCGTCCCTTAGGGGATGGCGAGGAGTTTTTTGTTATATCTACCTATTGGAGGGAGAATATGCAAGAAAGGTATGATTTTAAAGCTATTGAAGCTAAGTGGCAGAAAAAATGGGAGGAATTAAAACTTTACGAAGTGGACGATTTTTCGGAAAAACCGAAATATTACTGTTTGGAAATGTTTCCTTATCCTTCGGGGAAACTTCATATGGGGCACGTCCGCAATTACTCCATTGGGGATGTGGTAGCCCGGTACAAGCGGATGCGGGGCTATGCTGTGTTACACCCTATGGGCTGGGATGCTTTTGGGCTTCCGGCGGAAAATGCGGCGATTAAACACGGTAATGTTCATCCGGCGGATTGGACCTGGGATAATATTGCCAATATGAGACGGCAGTTAAAGGAGTTAGGTATTTCTTACGACTGGCGGCGGGAGATAGCTACCTGTCATCCGGAATACTACCGGTGGACCCAGTGGCTCTTTTTACAGTTTTATAAAAAGGGGCTTGCCTACAAGAAAAAAGCTCCGGTAAACTGGTGCCCCGGCTGTCAGACGGTTCTGGCTAACGAACAGGTGATAGACGGGGAGTGCGAACGCTGCCATTCCCGGGTGGAGAAAAAGGAGTTAGAACAGTGGTTCTTTAAAATTACCGCTTATGCCGAAAGACTTCTGCAGGATATTAAAAAGCTTACCGGCTGGCCGGAAAAGGTAAAAATCATGCAGGAAAACTGGATCGGAAGATCCGAAGGGGCGGAAATTACTTTTAAAATAAAGGGGCATGAGGAAACAATATCGGTGTTTACCACCCGGCCCGACACTATTTTCGGAGTAACCTATATGGTTTTGGCGCCGGAACATCCTCTGGTTGAAAAAATTTCCCGGGGGACTCAGTACGAAAAGGATGTTTTGGAATTTAAACGGAAAATGATGTACTTGTCCGAAATTGAAAGAACCGCCGAGACCGCAGAAAAAGAAGGGGTTTTTACGGGAGCTTATGCTATAAATCCCTTTACCGGGGAAGAGATTCCCATACTTTTAGCCAACTATGTTTTAGTGGAGTACGGTACCGGTGCGGTTATGGGGGTGCCGGCCCACGACCAGCGGGACTTCTTATTTGCCAAAAAATACAATTTGCCCATAAAAGTGGTAATAACCCCTCCGGGGCAAGAATTGAAAGCCGAGGAGTTAACGGAAGCCTATACCGGAGAAGGAATTCTGGTCAATTCCGGCGAGTTTACCGGGTTAGCCAACAAAGAGGCAATCAGGATAATTACCCAAGAAGCGGAAAAGCGGGGATTTGGTAAATATCGAGTAAATTACAGGCTTCGGGACTGGCTTATTTCCCGGCAAAGGTACTGGGGTGCTCCCATTCCGGTGCTGTACTGTGAAAAGTGCGGAATTGTTCCCGTACCCGAGGACCAGCTGCCGGTAGTTTTACCGTATAATGTAGAATTTCGTCCTACCGGGGAAAGTCCCTTAAAGTACGTTCCCGAGTTTTTAAATGCCACCTGTCCCGAGTGCGGTGGACCTGCAACCCGGGAAACGGACACGATGGATACGTTTATTTGTTCGTCCTGGTATTACTATCGTTATACTTCGCCCCGGGATAAACAACAGCCCTGGAGCAAAGAAAAGGTGGAAAGATGGTTGCCGGTGGACCAGTATATCGGCGGGGTAGAACATGCTATTTTGCACCTTTTATATTCCCGGTTTTTCACCAAAGTCCTCTATGACCTGGGATTGGTTCATGTGGACGAACCCTTTACCAATCTTTTGACCCAGGGCATGGTATTAAAAGATGGGGCCAAGATGAGTAAATCCAAAGGAAATGTGGTAAGTCCCGAAGAAATCGTGGAAAAATACGGGGCCGATACCGCCCGGTTGTTTATTCTTTTTGCGGCGCCCCCGGAACGGGATTTAGAGTGGAGCGACCAGGGGGTAGAGGGAAGCTTTCGCTTTTTAAACCGGGTGTGGCGGCTAATTTACCAGACCAAGGACCGGATATCCGATGAACTTCGGGAATTTTCGGCAAAAGATAAAGAATTAAATCGCCTGTTACACGCCACCATTAAAAAGGTAACCGAGGATATTGAAGAAAGGTTTAACTTTAATACGGCAATTTCGGCAATTATGGAGTTAGTGAACGGTCTTTACCAGTACAAAGAAGGGGAAATTAATCCCGGCCTTTTAAAAGAAGCGTTAAACAAACTGGTGATACTTCTGGCACCTTTTGCGCCTCATATTGCCGAGGAATTATGGGAGGCATTGGGCAATAAACAAAGTGTTCACTTAGAAAAATGGCCAGAGTATGATGAAGAAGCTCTAATTACCGAGGAAGTGGAAATAGTTATTCAGGTTAACGGTAAAGTCAAGGACCGGGTAATGGTTCCGAGAAATGCGGCGGAAGATGAGTTAAAGGAAATTGCCTTAAATACGCCGAAAATAAAAGAATTGACCGCCGATAAAAAAATTATTAAAGTTATTATAGTACCGGAAAAATTAATTAATATTGTGGTAGCGGGGTAACAATGGAAAACTGGGAGGTTTTAAAAAAGATACCCCTTTTCGGGGAGCTTTCCCCGGATGATTTAAAGGAAATCGGGAATCTTCTTTATTCCCGCCGGCTGAAAAAAGGACAAATTTTGTTTTCCGAAGGGGACCCGGGGGCGGCAGTATACTTTTTAAAAAGCGGGCGGATTAAGCTCTATAAAGAGGACCGGGAAGGCCGGGAACACATCCTTCATTATGTTGAACCGGGAGATATTTTTGCCGAAGTGGTGCTATTTTCCAAGCGTCCTTATCCTGCCACCGCCGAGGTTATAGAGCCGGGGGAAGTCCTGGTAATTCCCAACGAGGAAATGGAGAACCTCTTGAAAAAACGCGGAGAAATTGCGTTAAATCTCATCAAGGTGCTGTTGTATCGTTTAGATTTAGCCAATCAAAAAATTAAAGAGTTAGCGTTAAAAGATAGTTTAGCCCGGGTATGTAGCGTTCTCTTACGCTACGGCCCGGTAATTAATCTTTCCCAGCAGGAAATAGCCAATTTAGCCGGGGTTTCCCGGGAAACGGCCAGTCGAATAATAAATGAGTTTAAACGTTTAGGAGTACTTCGGGCCGAAGGGCGGAGCTTAGAAATTATAAATTATGACAAATTAAAAGATTTCTCTTAAATACTTTTTTCACAAAAAAGGAATTGGGCGAGTTTAAGCGAACTTTGTTTAATAGAAAAAGTTAATACCCCACTCTACGGGTGCCCGGAAGGGTTAAAAGGGAAGCCGGACGGAATTTCCGTAAACGGCGCGGGCCCGCCACTGTACTCGGGGAGCCTCTTTTAGAGATGCCACTGTCCGTTAAATCGGATGGGAAGGCTAAAAGAGGCGATGAGCCGTAAGCCAGGAAACCTGCCCGTGAGAGTTAATCTGTCTTACCTTCGCGGCGAAGGGAGGGATTGTAAGGCTTTTGGTTATAATCCGCTTACCGAACCGGGAAGCGGATTTTTTACTAAATTTAACAAATAAGGGGGCGAAAAAATGGTGAAAAAAAGATGGGTGGTATTTTTAGCTGTTGCCGTCATTCTGTTGGTGGCGGTAGCTCCATTACTGGCAGGGCAAAGTAAGGGAATAACGGTAAAAGATTCTAAAGGAAACGTTTTTACCTTTAAAAGTTATCCCAAAAGAATTGTATCTCTTGCCCCAAGTAATACTGAAATCTTATTTGCTCTGGGATTAGATAAGTATATTGTAGGTGTTACTAACTTTTGCGATTACCCAGCAGCGGCCAAAAAAAAGGCCAAGGTGGGCGATGCATTTAATGTTAATGTAGAAAAAATTGTAAGCTTAAAACCTGACCTGGTGGTGGCCCAGGATAGTATTTCACCGGATGCTATTAAAAAACTGCAAAACTTAAAAATTAAGGTGTTTGTTTTAAAAGAACCGAAAAACTTTAACGATATTTTAAATAACATAAAGCTGGTTGGTAAAGCTACCGGTAAATACTCTAAAGCTGTAAGCATTACTAATAATATGCAGGCAAGATTAAATAAACTTACAGCAAAGTTAAAAAAATACAACAAAAAACCGTCGGTCTTGGTAGAGGTTGATTATGCGTACGGTTTATATGTTGCCGGACCAAACACCTTCATTAATGATCTCCTCGTAAAAGCAGGCGGTAAAAACGTCATAACCAGTGGTAGCTGGGTAAACCTTTCCGATGAAAAGCTCTTAACTTTAAATCCTGATTATATTTTACTTGCTGATACCGCTTATTTAAAACCGGACCAACATCCATACAAACGTGAACTCTGGCAGTCACTGCGCGCAGTTAAAGAAAAGAAAGTTATTGACAGCATTGATCCTAATTTAATTGTGCGACCGGGTCCCCGGACCATTGACGGGATTGAAAAATTAGCTAAAGCCCTTCATCCTGGTTTAAAATAGGTGAGAAAATGAAATCGTGGTGGGTAAAGTTATTTTTAGGAGGAGTTATTTTACTCCTCCTCCTTATTTTTGTTATATTGTTGGCGGCAAACTTGGGAGCTGTGAAAATTCCGATAACGAAACTCTTTTTAGAACCGTATAAAACAATCTTTTTTAAGATAAGACTCCCCCGGATAGCTTTGGGACTTACAGTGGGAGCAGCTCTCGGCCTGGCAGGTACGGTGTACCAGGGGGTATTGAAAACTCCTTTAGCTGACCCGTATATTTTAGGAGTATCTTCAGGAGCTGCTGCAGCTGTAGCTTTACTAACTCTGCTAAAATCTTTTCCTTATTATGCTTTGCCCTTAGGAGCGTTTTTAGGAAGTATAGTAGCGTTACTTTTAGTTTTTTTAATTTCCCGAAAACCCGAACCTAATAGATTAATCCTTGCGGGAATTATTGTAAATAGCTTTTTAGGAGCTATCGTTACTTTTGTTTTAGCGGTAAGCCGGGAAAATATGCACCAGATTATTTACTGGTTAATGGGAGGACTCAGTAATAAAGGATTTAAAGAAGCGGGAGTGCTTGGCCTGTACCTTTTATTTGGGCTTGGTTTCCTTTTTATTTTTGCCCGGGATTTAAATGCTATGAGTTTTGGGGATGATACTGCAGTTCAGTTAGGGGTGGAGGTTAACAAAAAAAGAGTTCTTTTTTTAATGCTGGCAAGTTTTTTAACGGCAGGAGCGGTCAGCTTTTCCGGAACCATAGGGTTTGTTGGTCTGGTAGTTCCGCAGGTGGTAGAACTTATTTTTGGTAAGGATTTTCGCCTTTTAATACCTTTATCAACCTTAGCGGGAGCTATCCTCCTGGTTTTTGCCGATGCTTTGGCCCGGAGCATTTTAGCCCCGGCGGAGCTTCCGGTAGGGGTTATTACCGCTTTTATCGGTGCTCCCTTTTTTGCCTATCTTTTTATAAGGCGGGGTTATCATGCTTAAAGGTCTTAATTTGGCCTACGGTTACGGCAACATCACCTTGTTTGAGGGGATAAATATTGAAGTCCACCCGGGCAAGTTTACTGTAATTATAGGCCCTAATGGTGCCGGGAAAACAACATTGTTAAAAATTCTGGCAGGTTTATTAAAACCAAAGTACGGTACGGTACAACTAAACGAAAAAGAAATATTTTTGCTACCGGCAAAGGTGCGGGCCCGGATGCTGGCGTATGTATCCCAGGAACCCGAAACTTTACGGGATTATTCGGTCTGGGATACGGTAATGATGGGAAGGTACCCTTATCAGGGATTTTTAGGGTTAGAGACTAATAAAGATTTTCAAGCGGTAAAAAAAGCTATAGAAACGGTAGGTTTAGCCGGTTACGAGGAACGAACCCTTTTGTCCCTTTCGGGAGGGGAAAGGCAGAGGGTTTATCTTGCCCGGGCTTTGGCCCAGGAAGCCGACTATATCCTCTTAGATGAGCCCACCAATCACCTGGATTTATTTTATCAGGTAAAAATACTATCTCTTTTAAAAGATTTAGCGGCTCAAGGTAAAGGGATATTAGCGGTTCTTCATGATTTAAACTTGGCTTCCTTTTTTGCTGATAAGCTCTACTTATTTTCGGCAGGGAAACTTATTACCGGCGAGGCGAAAAATGTTTTAACCTTTGAAAACATTTATAAAGCTTATCAGGAACCAGCACTTGTTGTGAATCACCCGGTTTTAAACATTCCGCAGATACTGCCGTTAATAGTTAATAGAGTTAGTGACGGCAAGAAAAAGGTGCATATCATAGGCGGTGGAGGGATGGCTGGGAGCATAATGCTCCGGGAAAGCCAGCAGGGAGCGAAAATCTCAGCGGGGGTTTTAAATAAAAGCGATAGTGACTGGCAGACAGCAAAAGCACTCGGGGCAGAAGTGGTGGAGGAAGAGCCTTTTTCGCCCATTTCCGAGGAAAGCTACCAGCGGCTTTTGGAGGTCATAAAGAAGGCGGATAAGATTGTGGTAGCTCCGGTACCAATAGGGCCGGGAAATCTAAAAAATATCGAAGCCCTTTTAGAAGTGGAACCGAAAAAAATTTTTATAGTAAAGCCGGAAGAAATGGAGAAAAGGGATTACTCCGGAGGAAGGGCTACTTATATTGTTAATTCCCTTATAAAGGCCGGCGCCCAAAGGTATCCCGAGGCGTAAAACTGTGATAAAAGTCATAGCTCTAAAAGGAAAGCCCAGGTTAAAATAAGAAAAAACAAAAGGGGAAGAAGAAGATGCGCTGGACGAAAGAAGCATTAGAGTACATGAATAACGTTCCCTTTTTTGTGCGGGAAAAAGCCAAGAAAAAGGTAGAGGAGTGGGCGAAGCAAAAGGGTGTAGAGGAGATCACGGTAAATGAAGTAATGGAAGCCCGGGGGAAAATGACCGCCAGGGATGTAAGCGACCCGAAACCGCAAAAACCCAAAATTGCGGTGGTGCGCTGTCATATTGTTTCCGAGGTTTGCCCTGGAATTGGTTGTTTTAATAGCTTTAATAAAAGGGAGCAGCAGTTTGCCCGCTAT is a window encoding:
- a CDS encoding magnesium transporter; translated protein: MSINEMYFSELLGNPAIDPTGEKLGVLYDIGVKGSDTFPEICFVAVKRGKKIYSVEYSFVKILNRRILAFNRRLKNIPLNELNLECLWLRQHILDKQIVDILGSKVVRVNDIKLAYYEGTVRPVAVDIGLLGLLRRLGVGFVGNKFNLKEELISWEYLEPIYQGTPEILLTVPQSKIADLHPSDIAEILSQLNSKERTKLINSLDDETLAEALGEMEANFTANILENLDDKRASEILEQMASDDVADFLGDLPEFKRQRFFALLSQHDQEKIKKLLEYDEKTAGGLMTKEFITFNEELTAEETINKLREMAPDAEMIYYLYVLNEKGQLNGVLSLRDLIVAKPSEKLKNIMRKKIISVADRASAKEVISVIAKYNLLALPVVDKDNRPIGIITVDDVMDLLLPGGYHHEKV
- a CDS encoding Nramp family divalent metal transporter; translated protein: MKKFKVTNKFLQKSLYVLSIIGPGLITVNAGNDAGGIATYAAVGALYGYRMLWGLLLITFSLAVIQEMNARMAVVTGKGLSDLIRENFGVKVTFLAMVILFVANLGVCIGDFAGIAASLELFGVAKFVSVPLMAFFIWYVIIKGSYSRLEKILLLFTVVFFSYIITAFVVKPNWSEVFKATVIPSIIPRKDYILTFIGMIGTTITPYMQFYLQGSIADKGLSLKDYKYEKLDVYFGAFWGDLVSFFIIVTTAATLYKAGIKIETAQDAALALKPLAGQYASLLFGIGLLGASILAAIVIPLSTAYAVTEAFGFERGLDKSFGEAPVFYGIFTFMIFISALLILLPKISLVGIMLATQQLAGILSPIILILMVLLTSKKELMGELVNNRLQSIIVWVTVIFIIILTITLVMASFFNF
- a CDS encoding class I SAM-dependent methyltransferase; translation: MLKEVLIEKIKKMPLTFRDFMELALYHPDYGYYTRNVTLGKEGDFYTAPILSKSFGYTLGKYIFNLYQTYGMPLTLLEFGAGTGKMAQDILVWFAAQGLFPEYHILEISAHLREVQRKNLECQQNQIKHLPEFPQNFSGIIIANEVVDAFPVHRVIYQKGIFQEIYVGVDDNGKFFTYPSRLSSPEIELYLKEANISPVEGQIFNVNLEAGKWLEEIYQKLNCGAFIIIDYGFDTAELYHPARSTGTLTSFSRHRQKDPLQNPGEQDITAHVDFGMLRKKAKSLGFKEELFLSQGEFLMKAGIMEFVKRDDLTRPLESYQETLKIKKLILPPMGEVFKVLVLIKN
- a CDS encoding aspartyl-phosphate phosphatase Spo0E family protein, with amino-acid sequence MKQIWEKIQKEREKLVEIYERKKDFRDEEVYRLSQAIDELVVNYMKKQLENPEDRLWPELK
- the nadD gene encoding nicotinate-nucleotide adenylyltransferase; this encodes MAGAKIGIFGGSFNPVHLGHLVLAREAFWQAKLNQVIFIPAKIPPHKKEGVISEQHRFQMLRLALKKYPEFSVSNIEFLRDKPSYTFDTVEELKLLYPHDELYFITGADGLLEITGWYRGEELLKKIPIIAVSRAGVSKEVFLNQVQYLKNRYRAQIIVVEMPEIGISSSLIRQRIREKLPYSHLIPVEVYDYIVANNLYR
- a CDS encoding RNA recognition motif domain-containing protein; its protein translation is MTKTLYVGNLPWKIRSEQLQEIASEFGEVIGARVILEKSTGRSRGYGFIEVRDEDAEKFMTGLNGKEVEGRQLVVSEARERNG
- the yqeK gene encoding bis(5'-nucleosyl)-tetraphosphatase (symmetrical) YqeK codes for the protein MKRFLRILQENLSEERISHSLGVARTAYYLAQKHLPEKKEKAFLAGIVHDIAREWPEERFIAYLLARGYEITSEDKLNPVVLHAPAGAYFIRDMLGIYDEEIFNAVSRHTLGAVDMTDLDMIIFLADLIEPGRNFAQRQKLLIASFRDLKRGMLLALENTLEYLTKKNKTVDSRTLMVLNYFREEVAKKSKI
- the rsfS gene encoding ribosome silencing factor; this encodes MEKTLPQHINIAMDAALDKKGFNLSLLDVSSLTPICDYFLIVSASSTIQVKAIVDNIEEKLSEIGLTPYRIEGKNAARWVLMDYGDLVVHVFVEEEREFYDLERLWRTAENYRHDVVDKV